In a genomic window of Mastomys coucha isolate ucsf_1 unplaced genomic scaffold, UCSF_Mcou_1 pScaffold17, whole genome shotgun sequence:
- the LOC116095112 gene encoding centrin-4 isoform X2 gives MASCHRITLDQWKKKAAKVELDDTQKQEIKEAFDLFDIDGSGTIDLKELKIAMRALGFEPKKEEVKQLITEIDKEGTGTICFEDFFAIMSVKMSEKDEKEEILKAFKLFDDDATGSISLNNIKRVAKELGENLTEDELQEMLDEADRDGDGEINEEEFLRMMRKTSLY, from the exons ATG GCATCCTGTCATCGTATAACTTTAGACCAATGGAAGAAAAAAGCAGCAAAAGTTGAACTGGATGACACccaaaagcaagaaattaaagaGGCCTTTGACTTATTCGATATTGATGGATCTGGAACCATAGATCTCAAAGAATTGAag ATTGCAATGCGGGCCTTAGGATTTGAGCCAAAGAAAGAAGAAGTAAAACAACTGATAACTGAAATTGACAAAGAAGGGACTGGCACCAtttgttttgaagatttttttgcCATCATGAGCGTAAAAATG agtgaaaaagatgagaaggaagaaatacTGAAGGCATTTAAATTATTTGATGACGATGCTACTGGAAGCATATCACTAAATAACATCAAGAGGGTTGCCAAGGAGCTAGGGGAAAACTTAACTGAAGATGAATTACAG GAAATGCTTGATGAAGCTGATCgtgatggggatggagagataaaTGAGGAAGAATTCTTGAGGATGATGAGGAAGACCAGTCTTTATTAG
- the LOC116095112 gene encoding centrin-4 isoform X1, with amino-acid sequence MQEFQKSHIRRNCLQLAKSRSCQTEHEASCHRITLDQWKKKAAKVELDDTQKQEIKEAFDLFDIDGSGTIDLKELKIAMRALGFEPKKEEVKQLITEIDKEGTGTICFEDFFAIMSVKMSEKDEKEEILKAFKLFDDDATGSISLNNIKRVAKELGENLTEDELQEMLDEADRDGDGEINEEEFLRMMRKTSLY; translated from the exons ATGCAAGAATTCCAAAAGTCACACATTCGaagaaactgtctgcagctggcaaaatcacgtTCCTGCCAGACAGAACACGAG GCATCCTGTCATCGTATAACTTTAGACCAATGGAAGAAAAAAGCAGCAAAAGTTGAACTGGATGACACccaaaagcaagaaattaaagaGGCCTTTGACTTATTCGATATTGATGGATCTGGAACCATAGATCTCAAAGAATTGAag ATTGCAATGCGGGCCTTAGGATTTGAGCCAAAGAAAGAAGAAGTAAAACAACTGATAACTGAAATTGACAAAGAAGGGACTGGCACCAtttgttttgaagatttttttgcCATCATGAGCGTAAAAATG agtgaaaaagatgagaaggaagaaatacTGAAGGCATTTAAATTATTTGATGACGATGCTACTGGAAGCATATCACTAAATAACATCAAGAGGGTTGCCAAGGAGCTAGGGGAAAACTTAACTGAAGATGAATTACAG GAAATGCTTGATGAAGCTGATCgtgatggggatggagagataaaTGAGGAAGAATTCTTGAGGATGATGAGGAAGACCAGTCTTTATTAG